The DNA region ctttgtttgtatcgtttttttaattgtactatgttaattttgtttttatttaatgaaattattattgcactttctccatccgtattcgtgtcgaaattttaattccgtaattgcgtatttgtgaatttgtgaatttttattattgtgcttGTCCGCCGGGATGTCCTAAGGGGTGTCCGCTATTGTGCCgtgggatgtccttataacGTGGTATGAGATGTTTTTTGGATGTCTTTGGActtgtccgtcgggatgtccgccctattatggatgctctaatcaTAAACACCACGACGTAAAGTAATTTCCTGTCGAAATTTCGACGGACACTAGTTTAATTATAATAACAAAAcgagtttgtaatttttttatcattatatcTAAAACTAATCGTGTTAGCTCTAGTTGTTACACGCtaatcaattatgcaataagattgagcattaaaatccaaatacggattattttcttgttcaacCAATTATAAAGTTAAAATAAGGCCCACTCGAAATTATCGTCCTAATTAATTAGTGGATATTTTAATTAGGTGTTGTTAAACCATTTGCACTGAGAAATGACCGGCAAAAGCgaccacacacacaaaccagtaaaaaaaacgaaaaaacaatatatataatGAATGGTCAACCACAAACACTCAGATAAAAATCTATGATTAAtccaaaaattacaaattatgcAGTATAAAAATTACGTATGAGATACCTATCCAGAAATAACTTCTAATAATAGGAAAAAATAGCttataattttttgtattttgtgagGAAGGATGAAGCAGAATGTCTTGAGATTCTGACCACAATAATACATTTCATGTCAAAAATTGATGCAAATATAACTCCACACTCCCAAAAATAACACCAAAAACGAAAAGGGAAAAGGGAAAAGGGAAAAGggaaaatgtccatgaagttaTGTGGTCTAAGCCATACATGCACAAAACATGTATCTTCACTTTGTATATTTAGAGTTTGGAGTATAGCATAGAGCAGAAAATCATATGATCGGATCAACTGGTCCGTAACCAACGCGGTCTCGTTCTTTTATTATAATCGTCTACTATAATAGAGCAGATCATTTCGAATCAACACGAGCTGATGCTTACTTCTTAGGTCTCCAGATTCGCGCCATTATCCTCCTCCCTTTGTATCTCAGTAGCCGAAGGGTCTGAAAACCCGGAACTACCCTCCACGGACCCACCTGCGGTCTCAGAGTATCGGGTGATTTTCTGCAGCTCATCAGTTGCATCTCCTGAACGAGCTAAGAATTGGTCGTCATTCATTCGCTCTGCCTGAACTGCAGCCTTCTTAGGCTGGCGTATGGCCACAGCGGCTTCAGGTATCACCACAGGAGGTGGCTGCGGAGGCACCCAAGACCTCTGAGGTGGCTGGTTGTTGGCTGCAGGCATGTTGGAAGATCCAAAGTCATGTTCCTCACTGGATTCCACTTCTGTGATTCTGACATTTTTCTTCTGCCACCAAGGCACTTCGTCATCTCCATTCGATTGGTTGTCTTGGAAATGGTAGGTTGTTCCGTTGCTGATCTCTTGCGACGGGTAAGTGTTGACAGAGGTGTTCTGTGGTTGACTAACCTCCCACGGCTGATTGCAAGAACTATCAGTGTTGAGAGTCTGATAAATCTAAGAAAATAGTGTTCAAAACGAAGTAAATTTTTTATGCCAGACCTTTGGCCTCGGTGCTGCACGCGGATTTGTTAGTGGCTGATTGGGGTTCGGTGGAGCATCGTTGATCTCCTgaaaacaaaagcaaaagtTTAACCTTAGGATAAAGCTCGGAATATATACAAGAAATCAACACAAACACCATGTGCACTAGTGGACTAACCCTTATATTCGAAGGTTTTTCTCCTCTCTGTATCATCGACATTATCTGCAAGCAGGCGTACATATTAGGGGGTAAGAACAagacagaaaaagaaaaggatttTTTTGGATATCACAAGACAGCGATAATCTGAAGTATCATGCTTCGTGGGTCACAAAGGAATGGAAGCCGGATTGATATCACAAGAACTAATAACGAAAAAGAAATATACCTCCATATACGACTTAGGGTGAGGAGGTTCCGCAGACACAGGTGGAGAGGTAGATCTTACTGCACAGTTCCAAAACTCAAGATATCaaggaaatgaaaaatgaatcGTACAAAATGACAACTACTTGATAATGAATTTAACCTGAACGTGATTCAGTATCTGTCTTGCCATTGGCATAGGGTTGCTGAAAAGCCAAGAAGCATGTTcaagaataaaatgaaataccACAACTGATTAGATGAGCTTTACATGTTgttatagataataatatgaTTATCTCACCCTTGAACTGGTTCCCAAGAACCTTTGGTTGTCCTGTTCATCCAGAGCAATTCTCCCATTTACGCTTTGTCCTAACATCGACATTAAAAACAGAATGTCACCCATATCAGTTGGAGATGTTCCATATGCTTAACACATGTTATGAATAATAAAGGTAAAAAAAGCTTGAGGAGGGGTGTCTAGACTCTAGATCACAAGTATAGATGCAATACGTTGGCGCTTATCAGCTTATGTACAAGTTAATTCATTTTGTTTGACATGTTATTAATGAACATGCTCATTGGATTCTTCTCATTAAGCCCCCTCTCTTTTGCAGCAATTCTATAAACTTAAAATAGCACCCCAGATTATATGGTGATATTGAATGGAAAACTACCCTTGGACAGAAAATTACTAATGAACTACAATGATTTAGTTATGATCGATACATACTTTCACACAACACAACTTAACCCTTGTTTGTTAAAAAAACCTTATGTGCCTCCAAACTATTACGCAATTTGATAATGGCATAATATAAACACTGGATCTACTCCAAACTTTTCTGCTTAGATGTGATGTAACTCAACTAAATAATACTGGTATATGTTTATAAGGGAAAAAACAAAACAGCACAATTTTCTGGATAAGAAAGGGAAGAACAATGCAAAATTAATTAACAGGAAGCTACTCTTTACCACTTTCCAGCTTCTGTATTGAGTTGCTCATTG from Salvia splendens isolate huo1 chromosome 9, SspV2, whole genome shotgun sequence includes:
- the LOC121749009 gene encoding peroxisomal membrane protein PEX14-like — its product is MATPPSDSPPSSAAGKPPNPVSVEPSTGGNPDTKVEAVKESSPTSVFVNSEPIREEQVQNAMKFLSHPKVRGSPVMYRRSFLERKGLTKEEIDEAFRRVPDTMTDASTTQPAVSSQDGQIKPSSNVQQQPPTQVLQPAAIAPVGSASKVGMLSQFHWYHAILAVGFLAASGAGTAVFLKKSVVPRLKSWIRKVASEEDEEGLLKKNDAKPSVAEDAAAAAKAAAVAAADVARASQEMLTTKREEKRCFEELLSMLNAQVHEMKSMSNSIQKLESGQSVNGRIALDEQDNQRFLGTSSRQPYANGKTDTESRSVRSTSPPVSAEPPHPKSYMEIMSMIQRGEKPSNIREINDAPPNPNQPLTNPRAAPRPKPWEVSQPQNTSVNTYPSQEISNGTTYHFQDNQSNGDDEVPWWQKKNVRITEVESSEEHDFGSSNMPAANNQPPQRSWVPPQPPPVVIPEAAVAIRQPKKAAVQAERMNDDQFLARSGDATDELQKITRYSETAGGSVEGSSGFSDPSATEIQREEDNGANLET